The DNA segment GTCTTTGCAAGCCGTTCGCCAACTTTCGTAATGTTTACTTCATCATGAAACGCATTCGTCTGTTTCGTTCCATCAGGTAAATGAGGTAAAAAGGATTCACGATTATGTGTTGAATAAATAAACACAACATCACGATTCCCAGTATTCTGTTCGTTATCTTCTTTCGGTGGCGGGGCTACCTTCTCGTTATCTTCCGGTTCAACTGCCTCCCTATCTTCTAAAACAACATCAAGAGGCGGCTGTGATTCAACGGGCAAGTTCGTATAATCTGTTCCTTCACCAGCAATAATAATTTCACTATTGTAAGATGATAATCCAGGTATTTCCCTGCCAAGTAAGCTTCGGGGGTCATTTGGCGTCACGCTCGTAAGCATTTGAAAAGATAAATGTGATAAGCTAGGCAGCTCAGCCCCCTCAGGCCGAGCATTAGCGTAAATTTTATTTTCCATTTCAAATAAATAAAGAAAATCGCTTCCTTCAAGTTGGGTAGTAAAATTCTGGATTGTATCAGAATAAAGCCGATAAGTCGATTTAGCACCCGTAAGAATCCCAATGCCGATAAACAATAAAAGCAGCATTGCAGTAGTAATGATCATCCATTTTGACCAGCGCTTTATGTAATTTGGGTGGTTTTTTTTATATTTTTTAATCTGTGACATCGCTCTACCCTCTCCCTGTTTTGAACTCTAGTAAATCTTATGTCAGAGAGAGGAATCATAGAACGAAATCTCTAATTGTTATTAAAATTTAGTATAAGATTGTGCATCACTGTCTTCTATTACAGCATGTAATGCCCCGTTAATCCCTGCTGAAACCAAATGGGCCATATCCTCCACAAATGAATCAACTTCTTTTGGTGTCACCATTAAATTATGTCCAAGCGGTGTCAACACTTCTTTAATGAGCTGCCTTTTCTCAGCATCATCCAATTTTGCAAACATGCCCATGATTGCTTGACCTTGTTCTTCATTCGGGAGATCTTCTTCAGTCAATGTTCTTCTTTTCTCAAAAGGATTCAAGGCCGGAGAAAGCGCGTTAGATGGGCGATCTTTCTCACGCCATTCTCTTCCAAAATGTTTTAACACATAATCAATCGTATCACTTGTTATTGTTACAGCATCCACGACGGTAGGTATACCAATGGAAAAAACAGGCATACCATAAGTCTCTTTGCTGATTTCTTTTCGTTTATTCCCTACACCAGAACCAGGATGGATTCCTGTATCAGTTAATTGGATCGTCG comes from the Halobacillus shinanisalinarum genome and includes:
- the spoIIP gene encoding stage II sporulation protein P, whose translation is MSQIKKYKKNHPNYIKRWSKWMIITTAMLLLLFIGIGILTGAKSTYRLYSDTIQNFTTQLEGSDFLYLFEMENKIYANARPEGAELPSLSHLSFQMLTSVTPNDPRSLLGREIPGLSSYNSEIIIAGEGTDYTNLPVESQPPLDVVLEDREAVEPEDNEKVAPPPKEDNEQNTGNRDVVFIYSTHNRESFLPHLPDGTKQTNAFHDEVNITKVGERLAKTLEANGVGANADQSDITTSAKDLGISSYDASRKVVKEAMATNDDIKYIFDLHRDTVSEDVTTKEINGETYARTIFVVGAKHPDYEKNLKIATELHKRMEEKYPGLSRGVLTKKGVGVDGKYNQDLSNNAVLVEFGGIHNSLDETYRTADAMAEVFSDYYWEKAEKVSSES